Part of the Camelus bactrianus isolate YW-2024 breed Bactrian camel chromosome 6, ASM4877302v1, whole genome shotgun sequence genome, AGCTTGCTCCTTATAAATCACCGagagattattttctttcctttttctcatttttgtttttctactttggCCTAAAATTTGCCTCTTAGATGCATCAATACTTTGTGTCCCTAATCAAGTTCTGGTTATGTGGAGACCTTCAGAAACATTCATTGACCCAAAGTGCTAATTAAAACGTATGTTGAACTACTTGAAGAAAATGCTAAGAAGTGACTTCCTATTAATTTCACCAATATGGGTATTAATCACCAGGAAGTTgagctaaaaaattaaaataaaattattagccCTTGACAAGAATGTGAGCAGCTTTTGTATTCTCCGTATGTCTCATGAACATACAGATTTCTTCCTGGTACTGAACCCTCCTGTATTTAAACAGTGAAGTACAAAAGGTAATTTGGTTTGAGGAAGCATTTACCCATGAAGTCTTCAATTGCTTACTCTGGGATATGGAAGCATCagtttaaaagagatttttctttgCGTTCTATCTGACAGATAGTTGCTGCAATAATGGCAATCACCGGCATCGTCATGATGGCGTATGCAGATAATTTCCATGCTGATTCCATCATAGGAGTGGCATTCGCAGTGGGCTCAGCCTCTACATCTGCATTATATAAGGTATTTTGTGCACTTTCTTATGTAGTCAACTGTTATTTCATAAAGtaaggaaagacaaagaaaatcttgtctaggaaaaaaatgatgatttaaataataagaaGTACCAATTACTGAGTGCTTGCTACAGGCTGGGCAGTTGCCAGAAATTTTCACCTGTGTTAACACATCTTTATGAGGCATAGGTACTTatccccactttccagatgaggaaactgaggctttgaaagAGTAAGATCTTTCTGCCCAAGATCATACAGTTAGGCAGTGATAGAGCCAAGATTTAAATGCAAACTGGTcaactccaaagcctgtgcttcATGCCTGCGCCCTTTCCAAATCATTAACCAGTTGTAGCAGGGGCTAAGAAAGACTTCTCTACATTTCTTTAACTACTGATGGTCACTATTTCAAATACAACGAGGTGTTAAAGAATAAACTATCACTTGAGAGCTTACGATTTGCTACACATTAACTCCATGCCATGTTAGTAGCTAAATGAAGagttctttttcctctctgatgAATACTCTGGATCTGTACTATACACTCACAGTTCTTTCTCCACTGGAGCTGCCTGTCATCAGTGAAGACTCTATTCAGAGTCACTGTCCCTGACTTCAGAAGTGAGGACGAAGAGAACAGATCTAAAAGGTTATTCACCAAAGCTCCGCTTTCAGAGCCAGCTTCCTGGATGTAGCTAAAGAACTGCTCCTCTTTCACCTCTCCTGGTGTTTCAATGAGAAAGTTCTCTCTGAAAGGCAGAAAATGCCCTTCGCATCCCTCCTGGATGCCTGTTCTGATGATTCACCAGCACTGTGGCTCAGAGGACATTGCGTCTATTTCCATATTGACAGCCCTGGCCCATTGATTCTGTGACAAGCTTAACCACCATTCACTCAGTTGCCATTAGTGCCTAACTTGCCCTCCACTGAGACTCCACTGAGATGTCTGATGTGACCAAAGACTAGCGCGTGCCCAAGTTCTCTTGATCAAGTCTCTCAAGAGAAAAAACAATATGTTTAGTTAAAATTAAGAGCAATACCTGGAATTGCCATACGCCTGGGATGGCTCTTTCAGAGAGAGAACCCCCTGGCCATGTTACAGATATATTCATTCTGGGGCAGTAATATTTGCTGACATGCACAAAAATCCATTGTGCACCATAGAAAAGATCTACTCTATGCTACATTGTTTGAAGATTAGAAAAGGAAGCAGAGGGGTTAAAAAGCCAAGAAATATGGGCTTGAGACCTGGCACCTCCCCAGCCTGATGTATGGTGTTAGGTTAGCCATTTACATCTCCTTGCCATCTTTCTATGAACCAGATTTATaattcccctccaaaaaaaactttttaaaacctgGAGAAtaaacacagtatctgtgaaaatattttaagctcagAGAGGAAAGTGCTTATAAATCCAAGACATCATTATTATTTCTCTCAACAACATAATGACGGGCTTTCTCTGTCCAATTTTGTTTTCAGTACCTGTCAAAATAAGGGTGATATGAATCCTGTGCTTGAAGGGAAGAACTGATGGCATCTCAATCCTAGATGTTTCTGGGCTTGTCTGTGCTCATTTCTCATCCACCCTGGACCCATAACTGATGGTGGTGGTTAACACGGTGTGCAGCCTCCCTGCGGAACGCCACGTGGAGTTCATTTGATGGCATTAGCTGTTTCACGTGAAGGCTCTAGGGCATTGGAATTCCTTATCTCAGCAGCCCACTTAATGCCATGGAGACGGTGGGCCAAGGAGAAGTAGAGCAGTAACTCTGGGCTGGTTCGCTGCGGAAAGCTTACCTTTCTGATCCAGCAATGTCTCTGTGTGGCTAAGGTATTTCTGTCCCATTCTAGGTTTTGTTTAAGATGTTTCTCGGAAGTGCCAACTTTGGTGAAGCGGCACACTTCGTCTCCACGTTGGGTTTCTTCAATTTAGTCTTCATCTCCTTCACCCCAGTCATCCTGTATTTCACCAAGGTGGAGCACTGGTCCTCGTTTGCAGCTCTGCCGTGGGGCTGTCTCTGTGGCATGGCAGGGCTGTGGCTGGGTAAGTGGCCCCAGGTCTTGTCTTCTACTCCCTATGTCACTTGCTTTTTCCTTGGGTAGTTAAATTGTCATAGTAGGATTATTCCCCTGGGTACCCGTATCCTGTTTTCCAAACTTACTTAAGGTTGGTTAAGAATCGAAAGATTCTTTGCAGCCTACAGATTGATGAGATTAGCGCTATCCAACTAGTACACCTCCCAAGGGTTAAAGTCTGAGCTGGAGACCCATGCCTCTCTGATCACCACTGGTCCTCAAGTAGCCTGGTCCATTCTTCATAATGTACCATACGCTGTCACTGTGTCTCATGTGTGGCATGGTGTGGCAGGAGAGTGAATGGTGCATTCAAAGAACTCAAAGTGGTGGGAACACCTAGTGTAGGAGcagtgggggaggaaggaaggagatgcCATTCAGGAGGGAAGCAGGTTTTGAAGGGCCTGGAAAGCCACATGGAGGGGTTGGATTCcatttttcacaaataattctaaaatttatacgaaatcacaaaagacccagaattgccaaagcagtactgaagaaaaagaatgaagctggaggaataaccctcccagacttcagacaatactacagagctacagtaatcaaaacagcatggtactggcacaaaaacagacatatggatcaatgcaacagaacagagagcccagaaataaacccacatacttttggtcaattaatctttgacaaaggaggtaagaacatacaatggagtaaaagtctcttcagcaagtggggttgggaaaactggacagctgcatgtaaatcaatgaagttagaacactccctcataccatacacaaaataaactcaaaattgcttaaagacttaaacacaagacaagacagtataaacctcttagaagaaaccataggcaaagcatcatctgacataaatctcagcaatgttctcctagggcagtctactcaagtaatagaaataaaagcaaaaataaacaaatgggacctaattaaacttataagcttttgcacagcaaaggaaaccataagcaaaacaaaaagacaacttacggaatgggacaaaatatttgcaaaagataagattgacaagggcttaatttctagaatatataaacagctcatacagtctaataagaaaaaacccaatccaaaaatgggcagaagacctaaacaagtaattctccaatgaagacatacaaatggccaacagacacgtgaaaaaatgctcaatatcactaattatcagagaaatgcaaatcaaaactacaacatgttctcacctcacaccagtcagaatggccgtcattcaaaagtccacaaacgataaatgctagagaggctgtggagtaaagggaaccctcctacactgttggtgggaatgcagtttggtacagccattatggaaaacagtgtggagagtcctcaaaaactgaaaaacagacttaccatgtgatccagcaagcctgctcctgagcatatatccagaggaaatcttaattcaaaaatatatatgtaccccaatgttcatagcagcagtatttacaatagccaagacatggaaacaatctaaatttccatcaacagatgactaaagaagttgtggtaaattTATgcaatagactactactcagccataaaacatgataaaataatgccatttgcagaaacctGAATGGATGGCCTacagatcgtcattctaagtgaagaaagccagaaagagaaagaaaaataccatatgatatcactcatatgtggaatctacaaaaaaaggacaaacttatttacaaaacagaaacagggatagggaagggataaattcagagttcacaatttgcagatactaactactatatataaaatagctaaacaacaagttcatactgtataccacagggaactatattcaatatcttgtagtaactcacggtgaaaaaaagaatatgaaaacaaatatatgtatattcatgtatgactgaagcattatgctgtacactagaaattgacacaacattgtaaactgagtatacttcaataaaaatatatatacagggaaaataaaataaaataaaataaaataaaataaaataaaataaaatccacttGACCCTTACACAGGGAGATGACGGGCTcacatctgcattttaaacagtCCACTCTGGCTGTGTCTGGAGAATGAATCTGAGATAGGAAGCCCTCAtcaagcaagagaaaaagaacaggGTGTGGTCGCCCTGCTAAGTAGGCTGTGCCTAGTTGATGACCAAGAAAAAGTCACCTGGAGTCttttttcatcttctctctccaaacaGCCCCTAACTCTGAGGCTGTCTCCTTCACCTGAGCAGCCAGGAGGCTCCCACTTTCAAGCTGTGCTGTGAGGGGAACTTCAAAATAACAggcctgctcttttctcaccaaGCAGCTGAACAACAAACACCCAATGACTCAGAGTCTCTTTACTCAGAATCAAACCATTTTCAttctgctcctcctccctcccggCACCCGAGGGCAGCCTTCCGACCCTCTGTGCCTGCTCTGCAGTTTCCCACCGCACTGACCTGCAGCACTTCTGCCAGCTCTCCGTTGACCTTCTTTACCGGGTGACAGACAATCCGAAGAGGCACTGCAATTcctagaagaagaagaagaagaaaaatgcccTTGTTCTCATTCCCACAAAGACATTGGGTCATCTTCTTCTACTTTGGCCCAGGCCCACAGGGGGAGCTCTTAAACAAGACAGGAAACACTCAAGAGAGGGATCAAACATTAATTGTTGATCCTTTGAATTTGACTTTTGAAAGCCAAAAATGTGTAGTTAGGACCTCTCGTAACCTGTGCTGAGTTGAGTAGCAATCCATCAACAGCGGTCTTTTCATGAAACCAAAACCCCCTAATTAAAAATACCTGGATCATTTCCTGGCCAAGAACAATTTAATCGGGAATCATCATAACCAAAATCTCACCGACTCTTGGCCCCAGCTGTGCACACACGACCTCCAGCTCGCTGCAGAGTGGCCCTCCACCAATGTGCCCCCTTGCCAAGTCTAAAACACACTTCTAAGCAAGCCtgctcaggctgggtgtcaccaCACTAACTCTGTAGTTCTCCACCAAGCAGCGTGGGCTCCACGATCCACTGGGTGCCATTAGAGCTGCCCCACCAGGCCCACCCAGTGCACCGAGTCCTCTCTGTGCCAGGGTTGCTCTGACAAAACGAGGAGACAGCCTCTCTCCTGTCTTACACACCCCAGGGTTTTACAATCTTCAGTGCTCCTGCTCTCAAGTTTTTATTTTCACCTTGTCTTCTCCCTAGGAATCCAGCCAGAGTAGGGCTGGGAGTCAGATCTAAGTGACAAACAGCAGGCTGTACTCTGAGCTGTCCCCTTCCCCCACGTCACCTGCAACTACAGCTTAAATTTGCTTAGGTTCACCTGGCCTTGCTCCTGCTCTCGGGTTGGCCTGTCTTACAGGGAGTGCCTTCACCCAAATGCATGTTGGCCTCATCCATTTCCCTGCCATGTCTGAGGCCCACTTCGGCTCGGGCAGGGAGGGCCCCATGCTACAGATAATGTATTGAATTACAGTCTTGTCCTTAGGTTGTCAAAAGAGCTTCTAAGCGTTCTATCTCAAGAACGAAGGAAAAGCAGATAACCCATTTCAGTGAAGCCACCTGGTTCTTGTCGAGTGTGAAAAGCTCAGTTCTCAGCCACACACCAACACTTCCTTTCAATCTGCTAACATATCCAGTTCAGCCAATAAAGTGAGAGTTGGGGAGTTCAGCAGAGTCTGTGCTGAGTTTCATAAATTCCCGGAAGATTCTGTTAGAATCTGCCATGTTTGACTCCGAGTCTGAGCAGAGAGTTGAGGGGCTGGAATGTTCATCCCCACTGTAACTCCACCATGAAGGAGGAGTAGTTACTGACTTAGGATGGCCTCTGCCTTGATCGCCACTGCTGTTGTATGAAAATTATGAAGAAGCCCAAGTCTTGTGAAAATCCAACCACTGTCTCTTTCTAACAGGCACAAATGACTCCAGATAACCAAGTTAGTGAGCTTAACTAAAGCAAGAACTATAGATAACCAAAGtagaatgaacatttttctaaCTGGAATGGTTCTAGAACCATCTTTGGTTCTACAGAGATACAGGCAACATGGCTGAGTCACTTCCACAGAGATTCTTCCTGAAATGAGGACTTTTTGTAGTTAACACTCATTTCTCTAACCCCTAAAACAAACATCGGCTTGAACTCtgttaaaataatactatgtaatttatcattgtttttcttttcaaaaacaagtatttttgaTCAAGATGATTATTTTAACTTGATATGTAGCTTAAAATGTCCAAAGATATGAATTAAAGGGTATTGAGTTATACCTTACACTGGTTCTATAGACTTGCCCTGGGGTTATCTGTGCACAAACCAGGATGTGGAAAAGGTCCCTGGGGTTCAGTGAATTACACTAAATACACCTTTGTTTGCCTATATGATGCTCCCCTCAAGAGAGAGGGAATAAAACAGCATAGGCCATCCTTGGACAGATCTTCCATTAGGCAGCAACACGAGGACCTTTCAGCCGTCCAGGATTATGGCATGATATAGTAAAGTAACAAGGGAGAAAGCTCCAAACTTTAATCAGTCACCTGCTTTTAACCTCTGGCCCAACCAACCTTTATGGTGCCAATAACGTTATAGTGAATTGATAATTTCACCCCTTTACATTGCTCCCTTATCCCCTTTACCAGCCAGCTGGCAAGAAATCAGGCAGCCAAggtggcagaggaggaaaaaagaacatgACTATTTCATGTGCGATACATACACACTCATCTCCAAAATTAGATGATTAATTGACCAATGGTACAGATAGTTTAGAAGTCATGTTGAGCAAAAGCATTGACTATTTTACGTTAAGAAGGAAAGAGCCCAGTTTATCAGTTCCCCTTTATCCTGTATACCCTTCtttgaagatgtggtatatttatacaatggaatactactcagccataaaaactgacaacataatgccatttgcagcaacatggatgctcctggagaatgtcattctaagtgaagtaagccagaaagagaaagaaaaataccatatgagatcgctcatatgtagaatctaaaaaacaaaaacaaaaacaaacaaaaacaaagcgtaaatacaggacagaaatagactcatagagaatacagacttgtggttgccagaggggcggagggtgggaagggatagactgggatttccaagttgtagaatagataaacaagattatactgtatagcacagggaaatatacacgaaatgttatggtagctcacagagaaaaaaacctgacaatgagtgtgtatatgtccatgtatgactgaaaaattgtgctgaacaccggaatttgacacattataaaatgattataaatcctGTATACCCTTTTCTTTACAGCCTTCAACATCCTGGTGAATGTTGGTGTGGTGCTGACATACCCAATCCTCATCTCCATTGGGACAGTGCTCAGcgttcctggaaatgcaggtactgggACGGTTTGACCTGTGCACGATACGTCTCCTGCTTGTGTTTGTTTTACACCCGAGTTGTTTCTCTGAGCAATTGTGAATTATGTCCCTTGCCTGGGAAGACGTTTTTAAATAACATGAATGTGTCAGACAACAGAATAACGATGCAGCAGATTTAAAATTTGCAGCTACAAACACTGTTTTTACTTGGTTGTGCTTTTAGAATTAAATACCAAATGTATCATTTGGGTTCCATGTAATCTCCCTGACAACCTAATTTTCTGGTATTTTTAGAGGAAGTCCTGTGGAAACAAAAGGCATCCCAGCATAGGACTCTCAAAGAAACGTCACTAATGAAAGTGTAAGAAATGTTCAGGGTGTTGGCTCCCCATCAGACTATCCATGGGGAGCTGTAGAAGCTTCTCCCGGGGGCATGGCAGATGGCCCTCTGGAATGGATCTAGGAAAAAGCAATTTGACTCATCACTTCAGGGATAAGAGGAGAAGCTATTTTTTCAAGGAAAATCTTTCTAGTGAAAACAGTCATTAGAACAAATAATGAAAGTATGTTATCTGGATGGCAATGCAGTCCTTTGAACCTTAAAATTCTATGCTTCCAAGTCTTAGGTAGCCATCTTTCTTTGCCACGGGACaatcagcaaatgtttgttgactaCTTACTATGTGATTAGGACTATAGACGAGACTgcagaaaaaagatattattccCATGAGAAACTGAATATGGAAAACAAGACCAACATACATGAAATAATTTAGAGCTCTACAAAGTAACTTATTAAATGCCACATTTGTAACAGACTCTGGCTTACAAGATATCTAGAGGAAAGGGATGTCAGGGGGAGTGAGCAGAGTTGTCAAGGaattccattcattcatccatgaattcactcat contains:
- the SLC35F4 gene encoding solute carrier family 35 member F4 isoform X5, encoding MAITGIVMMAYADNFHADSIIGVAFAVGSASTSALYKVLFKMFLGSANFGEAAHFVSTLGFFNLVFISFTPVILYFTKVEHWSSFAALPWGCLCGMAGLWLAFNILVNVGVVLTYPILISIGTVLSVPGNAAVDLLKQEVIFNVVRLAATIIICIGFLLMLLPEEWDEITLRFINSLKEKKSEEHVEDITDPSVHLRSRSRANGTVSIPLA